A region of the Pseudomonas silesiensis genome:
GCGAACAGGAGCATGTCTGGGAGCCCAAGGGCACGGCGCAACTGATGGAAGTCGATGGCGGCATCAATGCCGAGGGTGGTGTGGCCGGTTACGATTTCCAGACCAGCTACCCGTCCAACGGTGCGCCGACCTTGGCACTGCTGCTGACAGGGCGGGTCGAACCGGTAGCGGCGATGTTCGAGATGGGTGACCGCACCTCGATCCCACCCTACGACTTCGAACACATGCGCGTGAGCGTTAATGACATGGCGCCCATCGTTCGGGCGTCGTGGATGCGGGGCGTGTCGGCGCTGCCCAATACCTTCGCCCATGAGTCGTATATCGATGAGTTGGCCTTTGCCGCGGGCGTCGACCCTGTCGAGTACCGCCTGCGCTATCTGAATGATGAACGCGCCTCGGATCTGGTCAAGGCCACGGCTGCCCGCGCCGAATGGACGCCGCGTACGCAGCCGATGCAAATCCCGGAACAAGACAACATCCTGCGTGGCCGTGGATTTGCCTATGCCCGTTACATTCACAGCAAATTTCCAGGCTTCGGCGCTGCGTGGGCGGCGTGGGTCGCGGACGTGGCGGTGGACAAGCGCAGCGGCGAAGTGTCCGTCACCCGGGTCGTGATCGGTCATGACGCCGGGATGATGATCAACCCGGCCGGCGTGCAGCATCAGATTCACGGTAATGTGATTCAGTCCACCAGTCGCGTGCTCAAGGAGCGCGTGACCTTTGAAGAGTCCGCCGTTGCCAGCAAGGAATGGGGCGGTTACCCGATCCTGACATTCCCCCAGGTGCCGGAAATCGACGTGCTGATGATGCCGCGCCAGAATGAAGCACCCATGGGCGCGGGTGAGTCGGCGGCAGTGCCGAGCGCGGCAGCCATAGCTAATGCGATCTACGACGCCACCGGGATTCGCTTTCGTGAACTGCCGATCACCGCTGAGCGTGTGCTGGCCGCGCTCAAAGGCTCGGCGGACGAAGCGAATGCCAATCCCCCGGATTCGCCAAAGGCCAACCGCTCGAAATGGTTATTCGGCTCATTGTTCGCCGCATTCGGCGCGATACTGGGCGTGGCTGCCACGGCTTTGCCCTGGCGTGCGGAAATCGCACCGATCACGCCACCCGGCGCGGGCACCTGGTCTGCGGCGACCCTGGAGCGAGGGCGTTTGCTGGCGGCAGTCGGCGATTGCGCGGTATGCCATACAGCGCCAGGCGGCGCGACCAATGCGGGCGGGTTGCCCATGCAGACGCCTTTCGGAACGCTGTACAGCAGCAACATCACACCTGACCCGACAACCGGGATTGGCAATTGGTCCTACCCCGCATTCGAGCGGGCGATGCGCGATGGCATCAGTCGCGATGGCAAGAATCTGTATCCGGCATTTCCTTATACGGCCTTCAGAAATATCAACGACGCCGATATGCAGGCACTGTACGCGTACCTGATGTCCCAGGCCCCGGTGAGCCAGCCCGCCAAGGTCAACGACATGCAGTTCCCGTTCAACATGCGCCCGCTCATGGCGGGCTGGAACGCGTTGTTCCTGCGCAAGGGTGAAATCCAGGTGCAGCCGCAACGCAGCGAGCAGTGGAATCGCGGCGCCTACCTGGTCAATGGCCTGGGTCACTGCGCGGCCTGTCATTCACCGCGCAACCTGATGGGGGCGGAGAAGGGCGGCAAAAATTTCCTCGCGGGCGGCATGGTCGATGGCTGGGAAGCCCCTGCGCTCAATGGCTTATCCAAGTCGCCTACGCCGTGGACTGAAGATCAATTGTTTACCTACCTGAGCAGCGGTTATTCCGATGCCCACGGTGTCGCTGCGGGACCGATGGGGCCAGTGGTGAGTGAATTGGCGAAGTTGCCGAAGACAGACATACGGGCGATGGCGGTGTACCTCGCGTCGCTCGATGGCACGGCGCAAGCACAGACTCGCTCAAGCACCCAGACCGTAGCGCAACCCAGTGTCACAGCCGTGTCGTTGAGCAATGGTCGGCGGGTGTTCGAAGGTTCCTGCCAGGGCTGTCACGCCGATGGCCTTGGGCCGAAACTCTTTGGTGTCAGCCCGTCGCTGGCAACCAATACCAACCTTCACAGCACACTGCCAGACAATCTGCTGAAGGTCATTTTGCAAGGCATCTCCAACCCGGCGACGCCGGACCTTGGTTATATGCCCGGCTTCAAGGACAGCCTGTCCAACCGGCAGATCGCCGAACTGACGGCCTACCTGCGCAATCGCTTCGCCTCGGCTGAACCTGCGTGGCAAGGGCTGGAGCAGAAGGTCGCGCACTTGCGAGCCAACCCCGGCACTCATTGATCAGAGGGTAACTGAGGCGCAGGTAGTGTCAGCACACCGCGCACCACCAGATCGCTGATGAACGCCAGCCAGCCCTGCTGCTGGCCTTGATCCGCCAGGTCTTGACCCAGGAATGAGGTGAGGGTGTGCCGGTTGGAATTATAGAAATAGCAGAGCGAGGCGATCATCAGGTAAACGTGATTGATGTCGATGTCCTGGCGAAACACCCCCTGGCGCTGACCCGCTTCGATGATCGGTTTGATCACGCCCAGCGTGGTGCCGGACAAGCGACGAAGCTCACTGGACTGCCTGGCGTGCGTGCCCTCGTGCAGGTTTTCGATATTGAGGATAGCGACGAATTCCGGATGCTTTACGTAGTAATGCCAGACGAATGCTACCCGATCACGCAGGGCCTGCACGGGGTTCGAAAGGTCCGGGCGCAGCATGCTTTCGGCTTGGTTGAAGGCTTCATAAGTGTGTTCAAGCACCCGGACAAAGAGGTTTTCCTTGCTGCCGAAATAGTAATAGATCATCCGGTCGTTGGATTCGGCCTCGCTGGAAATCTGTTCGATCCGCCCGCCCGCATAACCATCACGGGTGAAGACCTTGACTGCGGCCTTGAGAATCCGAGCCTTGGTCTGGTCGGCCTGCTGGGCTCTGATACCTGTTTTTTTGTTCACGCTGTTGTCCTTGAGGATGATGCGTAGCGCTGAATGCAAGGGGATGAATAGTACTCCCGTTCAATGCATTGAGCGGGTTGTTGGTAACCCTGGTGTTTGCCCCGCAAACGCGTGGCAGATCCAGAGCCTGTTGCTCGATGTGCTGCAACGGGTAAAGGCGAGCCCGCTCTGGCAAGCAATTGCTCTGCACATCTCCTATCGCGTCTTTGATCAATTCGCGTAGCCAGGTAACGGCCGGGTCGGCGTGATTTCGGGGATGCCAGGCCAGACGCAGGGTGAAGTCTGGCGCTAAAAGCGGCAGCTCGAAGGTGTCCAGCACGTTCCGGCGGGGGCTAATCCACCTGGCCGCAGGTAGAACTCGGTAGCCTTCGAGGCGAGCAGGATTGAGCAGCGCAAGGCGTTCGTCATGCTGCTGCTTTCGTCCGCCTTACAATGTTTTCAGGTATTCCACCAGGGCGTCCTTGTCTTGCGCCGGCAGCCCGGTGCCGAACGTGTGGCCCTGGTTGCCGCCGCCCTTCGCACTGACCTCGTGGCGGGTGCCGATGCGCTGGGCCTCCGGGCTCTGGGTTACGAAGCCTACGCGGATCGGATCGTAGACGTCATAGCCGCGCCAGAACACGGCGGGGCGTTGCTCCGGCGGCTCGAGCAGGTCGCGCAGTGTCGGCACGGAGCCGTTGTGCAGGTAGGGCGCGCGCAGCCAGATGCCGTCCAGGAAGGCGGCGATGTAACCGCGCAGCGGCTCCTCGACCAGACCGGGGCGCTCGATGCCCATCTCCCTCACCACCTTGTTGGCTTCGATGGCAGCCTTATCGCTCCAGGTATCGAGGCGGTCGCGGTTGGTGCCGACCTCTGCCAGCGGCACTATGGTGCCGGTACGGGCCGAGGCGTGGCAGGCGGCGCAGGTGCTGTCGAACACCGCCTTGCCGCGCCCGGCCTTCGTTGCATCCACCGGGAAAGGATATTCCGGTGCCGGCTTGTTCGAGACGTAGTCCTGCAGCCAGCGCACCTGGGCGAGAAACGCGTCGTTGTCCTTCGGTGCGGCGCCGAGAAGCCCCAGCGCCGAGTCGATGATCACCGAATACGGATCGTGGCTGTCTCCTGCGAAGTTCATGCGCATGCCTTGTTCCGGCCGATATTTCTTCAGGTTCCACAGCGAGGGCATGTCGGTGGGACCGAAACTGTTGTCCATTGGCCAGCGGATCATGAAGTATTTGGTCAGGTTCATGGCGTCGTCGCGCCCGCGCCCCCAGGGCGGAAAGTCTTCGCGGTAGAGCCAGGCGAACTGCTCTTCGCGCTCAAGCAGGGTCTTTTTCGTGATCGGGATGAGCAGGAAACGGTAGATCACGCGATCGATGAAGGACAGATCCGTGACCAGCCGGATCTCGGCCATCAGGTTGTCGGCGTTGAAGCGCGGGTCCTTCGCGCAGTCGACCAGGAAGCGGAAGAAAGCCCACAGGTTGAGTGTATGGTTCGGTCCGGTTGGCACGAAGACCGGCGTGGAATCGGCATCAGTGCGATAGCTGGCGGTGTGGCAGGCGGCGCAGTTGTTGGCGACACGCGCAAAACCGACCACCTTCTTCGAGAAGCCCACCGGCAACTCCTGGCCTTCCTCCCACGCCACGCCGAGTGAAGCATAGCCGCCGGGGCCAGGCAGCTTGTCGGGGAAGATGCGCGGCAGCACGTAGAAGATCCAGTAGGGGATGCCGGCGTCGCGCTCCGCGCCGATCGAGCCGTACTTGAAGCGCATGTCCGGATCGTTGGTAACCCATTCGGGTTGCGGCTCCTCGCGGAAGAACTTGTACCAGGTGAAGACCCCACCGCCGGCACCCAGTACCAGCAGCACGACGAGCACCGCGAGCAGGCTGCGGCCGAGGTTGCGCGCGAAGCCGGGACCGCCGTGGCGGCCCGGGTCACGCGTACGGAAGGTAGGTTGCATGATCAGTCTCCTATGGCGCTCAGAAGGTCTTCAGATGCTCGATCAGGGCGTCCTTGTCGGCCGCCGGCAGTTCGGTGCCGTAATCGTGTCCCTCATGACCGGCATTGCTGTTACCCGGTTGACGGGTGTCGAACAGGAGCAGGCGCGGGCCATCGGCCAACGCGGGTGCCGACGGCGTGGCCGCCGGAAGGTCGGCGAAGAAGCCCACCCGCTGCGGCTCGTACACATCGTTGCCGCGAATGAAAGTGATCGGCCGGGCGGCAGACGGCTCGAGCAGGTCGCGCAGGGTCGGAACGGAACCATTGTGCAGGTAGGGCGCGCGCAGCCAGAGGCCGTCCAGAGGCATGTTGGCGTAGCCCCAGGTCTTGCGGAAATGACGGAAGCGGTGCGGATAGCCGGCGTACAGCGTGGCCTGGTTGACGGCAAGATCGCGGGTGTAGGAATCGAGCCGCGCGCGGTCGGTGCCGATCTGTGCGAGCGCAGTCACATGGCCGACCTTCGCGCCCTTGAAGTCCTGCCCGCTGGCTCCGTGACAGCCGGCGCAGTACTGCGTATAGAGCGGTGCCCCGCGTGCCGCCAGCGCGTGGTCGATGGGGTAGGGGTAGGGCGGTGGCGCCAGATCCAACAGCCAGTCTTCCACCCGCCCGATGGCGGCGAGGTCGATCGTCGGCGGCGTGGTGCCTGTGCCGAAGGCAGCGCTCTTGTTGCGTTCCTCAGTATGGGAATTGTTGCCGTCCCAGTGCAGCTCCATACGCCCGCCGTCGTCGCGCGTCATGCGCTTGCGCTGGTTCCAGATTGACGGAAAGTCGGACGCGCCGAGCCGTTCCTGCGGTGGCAACTGCATCATTGGGAAGTTGAACAGCACCTTCGCTGAGTTGAAGGTATCGACCCGGCCCGGGCCCCATTCGGGTTGGTCGAAGACGAACTCGAAGCGCCCGCGCAGCATCAGCAAGCGCTCGCGCATCAGCGCGATGGCCACCGGATAGACCACGTAGCGGTCGAGAGGGTTGAGGCCGCCGGCGAGGCGGTCGATCTCCGGTACGATGAATTCCCTGGTGAACTTCGGCCCGGCGGCGCAGTTGAAGAAGAAAATTTCGAAGGCGCGGATGTCGAAGCGGTGAGCCGGCATGCCGACGATCAGTCGCGGTTCGCCGTTGACTGCATCGCGCACCGTGCTGGTGTGACACGCCGCGCAGTTCAGAAATACGCGGTCCAGCCCGAGATTGCGTCGCTTTGACACGCCGACCGGCAGGTCGCGGCCGGGTTCGTAGATCAGGCCGAGCGAGGCGTAGCCGCCAGGCAGATCGTCGGCGCAGACCTGAGGCAGGGCCTGCCAGATCCAATAGGGAAAGCCGGATTCACGCTCGCCGCCCGTGGAGCCGTATTTGAAGTGCTCTACGGGGTCGCTGTACTGCACCGCAACATCAGGCAGGAAGCGCACTGCGGCGTAGAGACCGCCGAGCACCAGGAGAATCCAGGGCAACAGCAG
Encoded here:
- a CDS encoding molybdopterin cofactor-binding domain-containing protein, producing the protein MTHATLTRAQLLTKSGVLLIVDQIQPPSGPLAKGGVPVIKPQELALFIAVNDDGKVYGFNGHVDLGTGIRTSLAQIVAEELDLALDQVCMVLGDTDSAPNQGATIASATIQISAIPLRNAAAEARRFLLARAAQRLAVAADTLRINSGVVSSEDGRQFTFAELVEGERDQLTISGDAPLKRLEDYRLVGKGAARVDIPGKATGELTYVHDMRLPDMLHGRVIRPPYAGLDSGDFVGNSLLEVDESSIAHIPGIVRVVVIRDFVGVVALREEQAAKAAQALKVTWKAWNHKLPDMGDIAQAIRDNPRVQRVVLDKGNVDQALEQASERMARTYLWPYQLHASIGPSCGLADYHEDGIRVWSGTQNPHLLRADLAWLLEYPEERIEIIRMEAAGCYGRNCADDVCADAVLLSRAVGLPVRVQLTREQEHVWEPKGTAQLMEVDGGINAEGGVAGYDFQTSYPSNGAPTLALLLTGRVEPVAAMFEMGDRTSIPPYDFEHMRVSVNDMAPIVRASWMRGVSALPNTFAHESYIDELAFAAGVDPVEYRLRYLNDERASDLVKATAARAEWTPRTQPMQIPEQDNILRGRGFAYARYIHSKFPGFGAAWAAWVADVAVDKRSGEVSVTRVVIGHDAGMMINPAGVQHQIHGNVIQSTSRVLKERVTFEESAVASKEWGGYPILTFPQVPEIDVLMMPRQNEAPMGAGESAAVPSAAAIANAIYDATGIRFRELPITAERVLAALKGSADEANANPPDSPKANRSKWLFGSLFAAFGAILGVAATALPWRAEIAPITPPGAGTWSAATLERGRLLAAVGDCAVCHTAPGGATNAGGLPMQTPFGTLYSSNITPDPTTGIGNWSYPAFERAMRDGISRDGKNLYPAFPYTAFRNINDADMQALYAYLMSQAPVSQPAKVNDMQFPFNMRPLMAGWNALFLRKGEIQVQPQRSEQWNRGAYLVNGLGHCAACHSPRNLMGAEKGGKNFLAGGMVDGWEAPALNGLSKSPTPWTEDQLFTYLSSGYSDAHGVAAGPMGPVVSELAKLPKTDIRAMAVYLASLDGTAQAQTRSSTQTVAQPSVTAVSLSNGRRVFEGSCQGCHADGLGPKLFGVSPSLATNTNLHSTLPDNLLKVILQGISNPATPDLGYMPGFKDSLSNRQIAELTAYLRNRFASAEPAWQGLEQKVAHLRANPGTH
- a CDS encoding TetR/AcrR family transcriptional regulator, with amino-acid sequence MNKKTGIRAQQADQTKARILKAAVKVFTRDGYAGGRIEQISSEAESNDRMIYYYFGSKENLFVRVLEHTYEAFNQAESMLRPDLSNPVQALRDRVAFVWHYYVKHPEFVAILNIENLHEGTHARQSSELRRLSGTTLGVIKPIIEAGQRQGVFRQDIDINHVYLMIASLCYFYNSNRHTLTSFLGQDLADQGQQQGWLAFISDLVVRGVLTLPAPQLPSDQ
- a CDS encoding c-type cytochrome, giving the protein MQPTFRTRDPGRHGGPGFARNLGRSLLAVLVVLLVLGAGGGVFTWYKFFREEPQPEWVTNDPDMRFKYGSIGAERDAGIPYWIFYVLPRIFPDKLPGPGGYASLGVAWEEGQELPVGFSKKVVGFARVANNCAACHTASYRTDADSTPVFVPTGPNHTLNLWAFFRFLVDCAKDPRFNADNLMAEIRLVTDLSFIDRVIYRFLLIPITKKTLLEREEQFAWLYREDFPPWGRGRDDAMNLTKYFMIRWPMDNSFGPTDMPSLWNLKKYRPEQGMRMNFAGDSHDPYSVIIDSALGLLGAAPKDNDAFLAQVRWLQDYVSNKPAPEYPFPVDATKAGRGKAVFDSTCAACHASARTGTIVPLAEVGTNRDRLDTWSDKAAIEANKVVREMGIERPGLVEEPLRGYIAAFLDGIWLRAPYLHNGSVPTLRDLLEPPEQRPAVFWRGYDVYDPIRVGFVTQSPEAQRIGTRHEVSAKGGGNQGHTFGTGLPAQDKDALVEYLKTL
- a CDS encoding c-type cytochrome produces the protein MTDPSRHPALLRWSGRALLLLPWILLVLGGLYAAVRFLPDVAVQYSDPVEHFKYGSTGGERESGFPYWIWQALPQVCADDLPGGYASLGLIYEPGRDLPVGVSKRRNLGLDRVFLNCAACHTSTVRDAVNGEPRLIVGMPAHRFDIRAFEIFFFNCAAGPKFTREFIVPEIDRLAGGLNPLDRYVVYPVAIALMRERLLMLRGRFEFVFDQPEWGPGRVDTFNSAKVLFNFPMMQLPPQERLGASDFPSIWNQRKRMTRDDGGRMELHWDGNNSHTEERNKSAAFGTGTTPPTIDLAAIGRVEDWLLDLAPPPYPYPIDHALAARGAPLYTQYCAGCHGASGQDFKGAKVGHVTALAQIGTDRARLDSYTRDLAVNQATLYAGYPHRFRHFRKTWGYANMPLDGLWLRAPYLHNGSVPTLRDLLEPSAARPITFIRGNDVYEPQRVGFFADLPAATPSAPALADGPRLLLFDTRQPGNSNAGHEGHDYGTELPAADKDALIEHLKTF